In a genomic window of Rhododendron vialii isolate Sample 1 chromosome 12a, ASM3025357v1:
- the LOC131311757 gene encoding protein NRT1/ PTR FAMILY 4.6-like, whose amino-acid sequence MEVENQVDTWDGYVDWRYKPAVKGRHGGMRAASFVLVLEVLENITFSTIASSVVLYMTKYMHFSPANAANSVTNFLGTAYLLTLLAGFLSDACLNTYVICLMGAVLEFLGLIILTVQAHSPSLYPPPCNAETSSTPCQQVSGSKAAMLFIGLYLVALGAGGMKGSLPSHGAEQFDESTPQGRKQRSTFFNYFVFCLSCGGLIAVTFVVWIEDNKGWEWGFGISIIATVLSISIFLAGSSFYRNKIPCGSPITTICKVLLAATLNSCLGRSSNAITCTATSPCPPTRINKEEEEESKEEPNTKAIEPIATPSEGHKFLDRAIVERPVLNALHCTTQQVEDVKIVIKILPIFACTIMLYCCLAQLSTFSVEQAATMDTRVGSLTVPPASLPIFPVVFIMILAPVYDHLIIPFARKITKTEMGISHLQRIGVGLFLSILAMATAALVEIKRKRVATKNGLLDSPNPLPISFLWVAFQFLFLGSADLFTLAGLLEFFFTEAPSSMRSVATSLSWASMAVGYFLSSVVVQIVNNATRHSKHQPWLSGTNLNYYHLQRFYWLLCVLTGLNFLNYLFWTNRYKYHNKKIEL is encoded by the exons atg GAAGTAGAAAACCAGGTGGATACATGGGACGGCTATGTGGATTGGAGGTACAAACCTGCAGTGAAAGGGCGGCATGGTGGCATGCGCGCCGCCTCTTTCGTTTTGG TTTTGGAAGTATTGGAGAACATAACATTTTCGACAATCGCAAGCAGCGTGGTGCTATACATGACAAAGTACATGCACTTTTCGCCGGCGAACGCAGCGAATTCCGTCACCAATTTCCTTGGGACTGCGTACCTCCTGACCCTACTGGCTGGTTTCCTATCGGACGCTTGCTTGAATACTTATGTTATCTGCCTGATGGGCGCCGTGCTTGAGTTTCTG GGCTTGATCATACTCACAGTACAAGCTCACTCCCCCTCCCTATATCCACCTCCGTGCAATGCAGAAACCTCCTCCACCCCATGCCAGCAAGTCAGCGGCAGCAAAGCCGCAATGCTATTCATAGGCTTATACCTGGTGGCACTAGGCGCCGGAGGCATGAAAGGATCACTGCCCTCGCATGGAGCAGAGCAATTCGACGAGAGTACCCCTCAGGGCAGGAAGCAGAGGTCCACTTTCTTCAACTACTTCGTCTTCTGCCTCTCGTGCGGCGGCCTTATTGCCGTGACTTTTGTGGTGTGGATTGAGGACAACAAGGGGTGGGAATGGGGTTTTGGTATCTCCATTATTGCTACAGTGCTGTCTATTTCTATTTTCCTGGCTGGTTCTTCTTTTTATAGGAACAAGATTCCTTGTGGAAGTCCAATTACAACCATTTGCAAG GTTCTTTTAGCAGCTACACTCAACTCTTGCCTAGGCAGAAGTTCTAATGCAATCACGTGCACAGCCACAAGTCCTTGTCCTCCAACCCGAATcaacaaggaagaagaagaagaatcaaaagAAGAACCAAATACCAAAGCCATTGAACCCATCGCCACCCCATCAGAAGGCCACAAATTCCTCGACAGAGCAATTGTTGAAAGACCAGTCCTCAATGCATTACATTGCACGACGCAACAGGTAGAAGATGTCAAAATCGTCATAAAAATCCTCCCCATTTTTGCCTGCACCATCATGCTCTATTGCTGCCTTGCTCAGCTCTCCACATTCTCGGTCGAACAAGCCGCCACCATGGACACCAGAGTCGGCTCCCTAACAGTCCCACCCGCGTCCCTTCCCATTTTCCCAGTAGTCTTCATCATGATCCTTGCACCGGTCTATGACCATCTCATCATCCCATTTGCgcgtaaaattaccaaaaccgAAATGGGTATCTCTCATCTACAAAGAATAGGAGTCGGACTATTCTTATCAATCCTTGCAATGGCAACAGCAGCACTAGTTGAAATAAAGCGCAAGAGGGTGGCTACCAAAAACGGTCTCCTTGATTCCCCCAACCCATTACCCATCTCATTCTTATGGGTTGCTTTTCAGTTCTTGTTTCTGGGGTCGGCTGATCTTTTCACACTGGCCGGTTTATTGGAGTTTTTCTTCACGGAGGCGCCCAGTAGCATGAGATCTGTCGCGACTTCTCTCTCTTGGGCGTCTATGGCCGTGGGGTACTTTCTTAGCTCAGTGGTTGTGCAGATCGTCAATAATGCAACAAGGCATTCCAAGCATCAGCCGTGGCTTTCCGGTACGAACTTGAATTACTATCACTTACAACGATTCTACTGGTTGCTGTGTGTGCTGACTGGATTGAACTTCTTAAACTACCTCTTCTGGACTAACCGGTACAAGTATCACAACAAGAAAATTGAACTGTAG